The following nucleotide sequence is from Mytilus trossulus isolate FHL-02 chromosome 9, PNRI_Mtr1.1.1.hap1, whole genome shotgun sequence.
AtctgtgtgtttttttaccttGGGTGGTACTTTTAACTTTTCCTCATACGTTTGTTTAAGCATTTTGGCGAAATAGCagacaaatatcaaaatttactGTATGTACTAACGTTTGTTATTTGATATGTTATACTATGAAATGATATATACAGTTGGggaaaagtattgcaacaccaaattgaaattgaaattaaaaaaacacttttcatttttttggtatataatttggtaaaatagaactagttaaacattatttaagtatcacctgagtttaatcaataaactCGATATctttttatctgcacatgcagctactgtacccgtaaacagcaaaacagttgtttttttcCTCTTTGTTTTCAACCCTTTaaataaccaaattttttaatttatgtgattgacaccttatAATGGGTCCTtgacaactcttaactgcagcCAGATGGCATATTATCAGCATAAGGGAAGCAGGGATGTCGATGTAAAaactgcacgtattgttggtcatcaccatttcactataagtcgttttgagaataaatcaggcaataaacgctggtaagaaggaaacccattgcatacaggacaatcctaaaaagagagtggtggcCATACAGGAGCtttttaacaagaactgttcgagatcgactcaACCCTACTGGTGATCGTGCGATAGGACCATCTTGGAGACCTTTGctaacgaacagacacacagttttccgtGTCCAATgaagtgcagagctcgccaaaatcaaaaattagcatcgtggaggaagattcaatgttcaaatggaattcggttcatcttccttggcacgatcgtagcccggatttcaaccatatcgagcatatctgggacactattgggtggaaagtgcgcgaaaggacacctcagttcaaacacatcatgaaataaacaatgccctcatcagaaatggttgctgctaccttatcaacaaattagtcgatttatggcaggaatcagaagacgtttagatgcggttatccgtttgaatggaggctgcgcacaaagtactatttctttggcgtataacgatcaaccatgatatGAACAGTCATCTAaggattaattttgaaatgtctgacattgtaaagttcgactacagtaaaagttgtaaaatgcatttttttgtataaaaaacactctattttggtattaaaattgtcgttatataaatttttttttttcaaacattttttgtacgtttcaatgccaatgttatcataaactatgtttcaataatattatacacatattttattatatttcatccaaaaaaagaggctgatttttcaaattaaaaaaaaatgaaggtgttgcaatacttttttccatgtgtatatttcCAAAAAATGTGCATGACTAACATTGTCCTAGATTTTGTCTCAAGAAATGAAATTCTtgtaataatgataatttcatCATACAATATCAAATGATATGCAGCAAGTGCTGACCTTcagaatatgtaaatatttaaatatgatcATCTATCTATTTAGATTTTAGAAAACCAAATAATTCCGGAAAAATCtatctttgtgaaaaaatattgacgtaACCTATACCGATAGTTAGTTAAATATAGTCGGACTCCTTTAAAGGTGAgattatatatatgaatttaaaaaatcatttgtaaatactacatatacatgtagatacaaTTATGAACTCTTATCAAGCTAAAATGTTGCTTTTGCGATAAAAGGTAACTGGATGCCCTCAAGATCGGGTGCGGCCTTTTTGgccttttgttattttaaaatacatgtatggtcACCctctaattagttatcaaaagtaccaggattataattttatacgccagacgcgcgtttcgtctacataagactcaacagtgacgctcagatcaaaatagttaaaaagccaaacaaatgcaaagttgaagagcattgaggacccaaaattccaaaacgttgtgccaaatacattTAGGACTTAAATATAATACTTGACTTAGATATTCCTTTTTTGTTATGCATGTTGTTGTTGTACTGTTGGTCTATTTTCTGCTCTTAGTTTCAATTCTTCTATGATAACATTGCCTATATTGCATTAGAACATTACATTTATACACATGCACAAACGCAATGGGTCCAATtaggaaaaagaaaacaataatgcAGTATATAATCCTACATAACTTGAAAATAGGACAATTGCTAGACTAAAATACgagttaaaaaataatattgtctttctTATAAATGCAAAACGTTTGACATTATACAATTATGGCCCGTTGAAAaggtgaatatccaaaattgtcaacacgaGAAGGTACATTATTGTATATCCGCCGGGTCTGACAGACTTTGCCTTTGTTACAACCTTTTTAGCTCCTTTGCTTCCAAATTTTGGTGGCATTTTGACAGATGTATACTCTCTGAAATGTAATCAGTGAATGATGgctgttaataaaaattactatTTATACTTGGCAAAACGGATTGAAAGTTTTTACTTAACGCGCCTTCGGAGAGAGctggaaatttttattttaataaaaatgattaattacTGAGAAAGAATTTAATTTCTTGCAAGATTTATTctacttattattattattattattattacttcacTGTTTCGAAATTGTTTACCAAAGTTCaggtatatattttatgattaaaaaatcagttgaaatctaCCCACTTGCATAGACTATAGCTATACCCCCTCTCCACATCTTTCTttattcttctttcttttttttttttttttaatcagcaCTTAGATTAGACAAGACAGTCAGATTACTgtattaaaagaaagaaaaaaacaaagagaaacataattcaaaacatgcAACGGAAAGAAATAAaaggataaatatatatatatagagtgaGACACAGAGTcctacatatttttcatttatctaaatCTTCCAAATCCTATAGATAAAACAGGAATGTTATACATTATCTGGTATACCGtcctggaaaaaaataatatacatatatacataaataaaaaaggtaaGAAAAAACATAGTCCAAGAACAACAGAATCCATCTTCTTATTGcagaattattaaaatgtatttctttctaatttctgtggttatattttttctctaaaaggcatttttctcataaaatgtatttttctcaGGTCTCATTTTCTCACATTTTTTTGACCGCTTTTtgtatgtaattttaaattatattgtgTATGATACTGTTACAGCATGAGAAGACttcaattatttcatatttctgaagtatatttagtCCACCTTAAATTCTCATTAAAACATTGTCTTCATCAATTGTGTGTTACAGAAAGAACTTTTTCttgaatacttttattttgtgattaAAATGCAGCTATTTTGGATGCTCTGTGTGGCTTATAAATGATGTGTACATGTGTACGGATGCATCTTTTTTCCCCATTTGTGGAGAAAAATAGACAAGGCGCAATAATTTATTCATTCACTGATGTACGGATTGTAGTATTTAAAAAGTGAGGCTGCACTGTGTACATTCCAAAAGCTTATGACTACATGTATAACGTAGCTGCTATTTAGAAAGATTCCTTATTAGTAGTTAAAAGATGAgcatttattatatacatgtaataataacatgtttgaaatgtcaatttcccGGGACATCTTTATTCAAACTGGTAAAGTTGATGATAAGAAAAATTATTATGCAATCCTGTTTGCATTTACATATTTATCTGTccatgcttaaagaaatgacTGGTATGCTGTAGTTTAGTTTTACTTTTACTCTCTTCAGTCAGCAGAGTGAACTATCTCTGAAACTGTATCGGATTCCTTAGAACAAGAAAAAAACTGTAtagaaagtttttttattttaaacttattgTTATTTAATTGCAATTGCACATTATTAACTCCTGCTTATGTATGATGTGTGATAtggtcttgtattattttttaaaaaagaaaaaaatctttttcacattggaaaatataagaaaagtatTAATTGATGAtgagatacattttgtatttggtccatcttttataatttctgtatttttatttgtatacagtttgaaatattttattttcatatattttcagaGCTTCAGTCAAAAAGTGGATTGAAAGTGTACAgaattttaacacatttaaaaagatgacaACTACAAACCAACTTTTCAGCTCTTCAATAACAACGAATGATACGTAACTTTTATTCGGTAGTTGCAATATTATGTGTGATTTATTTCGTATAATTTTATCTGTATTCTTGGAATGACATAGATCACCGTTTACATGGTATATATTGTGTACCTGTTTTGATATCGATGTCACCATCTGTCACCTAtacttatatttataacataaaacTTCACTATTCTTATATACCATATCGACACGCTTACCCATTGGTTGCCAAAAGCAATGtaagttttgtttgttataatatatttgaaaatagttAAACCATAAATTGTCTGTTTGCAGTATTGATATAGAAACAAAAGGTTATTAACCACTTTATTCGTACACTAATTGTATTGCGAGAATTTCtcagcatataaaaaaaacttaaatagtcctaagaaatattttcaaatatgataataaatatcattttataatggtggtattttgatattaaaacaataactaaacattcctatataaaattataataataattattgttgGTAATCTTGTGTGAATTTTGACAAATCGACATACCAAATACGGAACTGAAAATATTCAGCTCAAAAAGTTGAGTTGTCAGCTGACATGTTAAAAGAAGTTTATACTTAGACATATTCTTTAATATCATTTACCTATAGATGATTTTTATTGTCAAATGCATTGATAATTGTGTCAATGGATACTTCTACAAACGAATTACGACTTGCTCTTTGCTTAtcacatataaaatgaaacatttctcTTTTGACCTGAATTTAACATTACTGAAAGGAGTATATCCAGATAATGACTGACTCCGAAAAAGTTAAAACGAATTATTGTGTCAAAATTTGTAACACCGATGTATATTTTGCTTGTTATAGTCCCAAACGAATGATTCAGCAAATATTcgttaatataattatatttagtaaATCATATTTGGAAGtctaaaaacattaaattcatATATTGTTTCCATTTTCAGTAAAACACATTGTAATTTTCTGGTGTTTCTCGTCCGATATCATTATAATGCTTGACTGGTTTAGTATTAATGCATAcgggttttacactagtaatttttggggtcctttaCAGCTTGCAGTTCAGTGTGACCAATGGTCTGTGTTGAAGACAGtatcttgacctataatggttaacctTTATAAActgtaacttggatggagagttttctcattggcaaacatactatatctttctatatctattgaaaGTTTGAATATGTTGAAAGGCAAACAACGTAATTCAAAAGACTATTTGAATGATTGCAATTCATGGAATACGCTCTCATTTTTGACTCcgaaaacaacaaaatagttATCTAGTATACACAAAGTAATAATATACAACTAAAAAGTACTAAACAAGAAATTATAATTACAGATTTTTATCAACATTCGATTGATATAGtaaggtgtggtatgagtgccaatgtgaaaactctccatccaagtaacaagtGAGTTCAAAGCCTCCTGACCCGTTTTTAacttgtttacatatttatttttcaataatcattaaatatcagcagataaaaaaatttcaaggcaTGGCCTTTATCGATGCACGAAGAAATTTATGATGGTACAACTGAATGCGACTAGCTACATACGGTTTATAACCTCTGCAAAATGGGGCATTTAACACAAGAGAGCTGAGTTTGATGACTTTTCCAGAGCACAGTTGATAAATCCTTACGACTGATGTTTTTCTAGGTTTTATGTTAAGGTTTTCAATCTTATgttttgtcgattgttgatATTTTCGTCGCTTTTCTTTttggtcactgtattgtctgttTTAGTTCGACAACAAAAGTATAGAAAACAATTTCCTTTCAGAATTACAATGAACATGATGTATATATTGATACTTGTGTGTATTCCTTATGTTGTCTTAAGTTTACCATGCCTTACTACTGGATCCAAAAAAGATTTTGACAATTCAAGGAAAGCTCTCACTGCGTTAAAATCCTATCTTGATACAACTGTTAATACTTTGGAAACCGATGTACAGAAAACAGTAGCTACGTTAAAAAGTCATATAAAGAATGTTGATGGAAAGATTAAAACTCTAGACAACGACTTACAACTATTAGAAAGTGATTTTAAGAGTAAGTTCTTAATCAATGATAAGAACAGTACTTATTTATAACAATCATATCGGTAGAAATATGTTAACGCAGGAAAATCCCCGTTAATTATTTTCTGGGTGTTATTACGTGTACGACATTAGAACCTAGATTTCCTGCTTtcaggcaaaaaaaaaaacccaacagtCACATGGACTCGATTGTCAAAGTTAATTAATCTTAACAAAAATCGAAACGCCCACTATAACATAAGAAGTTTTATTGGTATAATATACTTTCTATAATTTAGAAAAGTTTAAATAGGGTTCAAACTGAAACTGGTTACTATGCAAATCAATGagacaaagttttaaaaagtaaaaggtATCAGAATTACTGAAGTTCacaactaaaaaatatttttttcttctttaatttaCTCAAAAGCAAGACAGTGGCAGAAATACAATGGGCATTGCTATTATTTCGGAACAGACAACCTCGACTGGTTTACATCAGAGGTaacatatatttagaataattattacatgtatctgCAAACCAGCATATATAACGTAATGCGTCACAGTTCAGAAAACACTTTGGATCAGTCACGTCTCAGTCAATACAGCTGAACGGACGTGCTGGGCCAGCTCTCCTTTACCCGCTATCTTCGATGAGGGTTTACGATTAGATGATCAACGATTTACTACTTAATATAACATTAAGCCAACCTGTATTAAGGGCTGTATCCTAGGTGTTGAGTGATTGACCTTCATTTCACTGCCTCACGGCTTCGGTCCTGATAACGCTTCCTGTCATCTTTAGAACTACGTCTTCGAATCATCTACCAGTACACCATCATCGGGGTTagcgggctgccaagctgaccaaactggccctgaaagcagccgttGTGAAGAAATAAGATCAAAAATAGGCAACAAACCAAAATCTACTCACCAAAACCAAGATTGCGGCCTACATTTGGCGTCCTCTACTACCTGTTCCTGACCCACGGCCGAAAATATTTAAACGCCCATCGATTGCCTTAGGGCAccgagccgaccgtgcgagggctatatagccagtcaaggtcgttaaaaacttccatttgttgtcaGAAAACACATATGGTTATTTTTGCAAACGACACAAACAACATTGAAGGGTTACAAGAGAATACATATTATTTATCTTactcatgaatattttttgatCTTAAAATACGTTTATTATATTCAACAaggttaaatgcattttgttcaCATTTTCAGTCGCATCATATATGTAAACAGCGTCAATAACTATATAAAGGTATTCTTATCATAGGTTTATATTAACCTTAAAATGAACAAAGCAAAATAAACTTAACGTAATACTggttaaatgtttatattacaAATGTGCACATGACTCAAACCGAATTTggtttcaaaatttgaacacaGATCGCGAATAAAGGAAGTGCAGTTTTCTGATTGTCTAATTAGAAAACAGTGTACagcttttacatgttttaattgtaaatagCTATAAATAAACTATAATTAGATACTTGActacttttttgaaaataaaaagtattccATATTGGTATTATTCATGTAGACTTTTCAGCATATTCACTTGAGGCgagaaaaatgttgtttaagAGCAAAATTGCATGTTACTTTACAAGACAAAATAGTTgatgtaaaatttattttcacaaataagtgccgttaaatatatttgttctcTAACggaatataattaaaaaatactgTATAAAGTTGATGAAACGTGGAACTTGGTTTGATACATTTTTGAATACACATTAGTGTGTCTTTCTTGTCTTTTCGTTGTAATCATTGATTTaattgtattcaaataat
It contains:
- the LOC134683721 gene encoding perlucin-like protein; this encodes MNMMYILILVCIPYVVLSLPCLTTGSKKDFDNSRKALTALKSYLDTTVNTLETDVQKTVATLKSHIKNVDGKIKTLDNDLQLLESDFKTRQWQKYNGHCYYFGTDNLDWFTSERKCREIGGYLVKIDDSSENSWVISKRPKKNKFYWIGLTDLKEGQFRWSYDQSLMTFKFWYPSGGWGSKGQGYDCVILHNDSTANWLDYTCTLKHSYICESNFCF